Proteins co-encoded in one Candidatus Bathyarchaeota archaeon genomic window:
- the trxB gene encoding thioredoxin-disulfide reductase, translated as MESWDVIIIGAGSAGLAAGIYAVRSGLKTLILDEKFAGGTISDAPTVVNYPGFAEVSGGELAQKMADHAKKLGATVRDIEAVTALNLTGETKTITTTRTTYQAKAVIIATGSHYKEIGVKGEKEYRGRGVSYCGVCDGPFFKGKRVLVIGGGNTAATTILYLAGIASEVVVVHRRGGFRAEESLVRDILTKPNVKIMWNTEVQEIKGNKQVNAVALIDKMTQAKSEISVDAVFVQIGEAPNSQLAQASGVETDEHGYIKIDIRQRTNIAGVFAAGDVTNHPVKQVGTAVGQGITAALEAYSYIRQPYYRK; from the coding sequence ATGGAAAGTTGGGATGTCATAATCATCGGCGCGGGGTCTGCTGGTTTAGCAGCAGGAATCTACGCTGTACGAAGCGGACTAAAAACACTAATTCTTGACGAAAAATTCGCTGGAGGAACAATCTCTGACGCTCCAACCGTGGTGAACTACCCTGGCTTCGCAGAGGTTAGCGGTGGAGAACTTGCACAGAAAATGGCTGATCACGCTAAAAAACTCGGCGCAACAGTTCGAGATATAGAAGCCGTAACAGCCCTCAACCTGACAGGCGAAACTAAAACAATAACAACCACAAGAACAACCTACCAAGCCAAAGCAGTAATAATCGCCACTGGCTCACACTACAAAGAAATCGGCGTTAAAGGCGAAAAAGAATACCGCGGAAGAGGCGTAAGCTACTGCGGCGTGTGCGATGGGCCCTTCTTTAAGGGCAAAAGAGTGCTCGTTATAGGTGGCGGAAACACGGCGGCAACCACCATTTTGTACCTTGCGGGTATTGCCTCAGAAGTTGTGGTGGTGCACAGGCGAGGTGGTTTTAGGGCTGAAGAATCTCTAGTTAGAGATATTTTAACAAAACCAAATGTTAAGATAATGTGGAATACGGAAGTCCAAGAGATTAAAGGCAACAAGCAAGTAAACGCGGTAGCATTAATTGACAAGATGACTCAAGCAAAAAGTGAGATAAGTGTTGATGCGGTTTTTGTGCAAATCGGTGAAGCACCCAACAGCCAACTTGCTCAAGCCAGCGGTGTTGAAACAGATGAGCATGGATACATTAAAATTGACATTCGGCAACGCACAAACATAGCTGGCGTCTTTGCTGCGGGTGATGTGACTAATCATCCAGTGAAGCAAGTGGGCACAGCGGTGGGTCAAGGCATCACTGCCGCCCTAGAAGCGTACAGTTACATTAGACAACCATATTACAGAAAATAG
- a CDS encoding hydrogenase iron-sulfur subunit yields MSEKCLAVVEINQDLCSRCYVCKSICPYEAIKADSAGKVEINNEECQVCGICYSACPSSAIKMKYYTYDNLSEYVKQARGQTKSDVDTLVLMCRGNSPSTGEVQDILKEEGLKVDNYIALRVPCAGRVPTDFVFESLNSGIKNIVSVQCEDPFCRYKEGTKINTRRLVLARTVLKQLGFDEDAVRLIKFSRKALYDVQECVGCGKCVFICPYDALEFESFATPKVNEDKCVGCGACQLVCPHHAIQVKGFEFENVLKRYGGVAEKLKAKGNGPAVLTFVCQWSEFSALDNPNKAFEGKNVLALEVPCFKSLDPVHVVNALNCGFDGVMAVVCSSKDCKLQEGRDTAERNLGVIFDVLRKEGLLERFAIYEESPRCEGDFEQKLDAFYKKISALPKCEMTAEAKA; encoded by the coding sequence ATGAGTGAAAAATGTCTCGCTGTAGTAGAAATCAACCAAGACTTGTGCAGTCGATGTTATGTCTGTAAATCAATCTGCCCTTATGAAGCCATAAAAGCTGACTCAGCTGGAAAAGTGGAAATTAATAATGAAGAATGCCAAGTCTGCGGTATATGCTACAGTGCTTGTCCGTCTTCAGCCATAAAAATGAAGTATTACACCTATGATAATCTTTCCGAATATGTTAAGCAAGCTCGTGGACAAACCAAGAGCGATGTTGACACGCTTGTTTTGATGTGCCGAGGAAACTCGCCTTCAACTGGCGAAGTCCAAGACATCCTCAAAGAGGAAGGTTTGAAGGTTGACAACTATATTGCTCTGCGTGTGCCATGTGCAGGCAGGGTTCCAACTGACTTTGTTTTTGAATCGTTGAATTCAGGCATTAAAAATATTGTTTCTGTGCAGTGTGAAGACCCATTCTGCCGCTACAAAGAAGGCACAAAAATTAACACTCGAAGACTTGTCTTAGCAAGAACCGTGCTCAAGCAGTTAGGCTTTGACGAGGATGCAGTTAGACTCATAAAGTTCTCTCGAAAAGCACTCTACGACGTGCAGGAATGCGTGGGCTGCGGAAAATGCGTCTTTATATGTCCGTATGACGCTTTGGAATTCGAATCGTTTGCCACTCCAAAGGTGAATGAGGATAAATGCGTCGGTTGCGGTGCATGCCAGCTAGTTTGCCCTCACCATGCTATACAAGTGAAAGGATTCGAGTTTGAAAATGTTCTCAAACGTTACGGTGGAGTAGCCGAAAAACTGAAAGCAAAAGGAAATGGTCCAGCAGTTTTGACTTTTGTTTGTCAGTGGTCAGAGTTCTCAGCCTTAGATAACCCAAACAAAGCCTTCGAAGGCAAAAACGTGTTGGCTCTGGAAGTTCCATGCTTCAAATCCCTCGACCCAGTGCATGTGGTGAACGCTCTTAACTGCGGTTTTGACGGTGTGATGGCTGTTGTTTGCTCATCAAAGGACTGCAAGCTTCAAGAAGGCCGTGACACTGCAGAACGCAACTTAGGCGTGATATTTGATGTGCTCAGGAAGGAGGGTTTGCTTGAACGGTTCGCGATTTATGAAGAGTCACCCAGATGCGAAGGAGATTTCGAGCAGAAACTGGATGCTTTCTACAAGAAGATTTCAGCGTTACCTAAATGTGAAATGACAGCGGAGGCGAAAGCATGA
- a CDS encoding sulfide/dihydroorotate dehydrogenase-like FAD/NAD-binding protein: MTYKIVTKKELVPKIKLFEVEAPDVAAKAQAGQFLIVIHGKTGERMPLTICGYDKVKGTVSFAFHEVGKSTKTLGLLNEGDSIDNVTGPLGNPSEVQKFGNVLCVGGSVMIAPLLLQVKAMKEAGNSVTTILGARTKEFIMMEEEAKKMSDKVYIATDDGTKGYKGLDFLKELLKKEKFDRCVVMGPVVLMKDVSEITKPYNIPTIVTTTPIMIDGMGMCGVCRVTVDGKMKFGCVDGPEFEGHKVDFDELIMRQRMMLPEERLSSVLWEMRGGCQCGRSKA, from the coding sequence ATGACCTACAAAATAGTTACTAAAAAAGAACTTGTTCCAAAGATTAAACTCTTCGAGGTTGAAGCTCCAGATGTGGCGGCAAAAGCACAAGCTGGTCAATTTTTAATCGTAATTCACGGCAAGACAGGCGAACGAATGCCCTTAACAATCTGCGGATATGACAAAGTGAAAGGCACGGTTTCTTTTGCATTCCACGAAGTCGGCAAAAGCACAAAAACTTTGGGCTTACTAAACGAAGGCGACTCCATAGACAACGTTACTGGTCCGCTTGGCAATCCTTCAGAGGTTCAAAAATTCGGCAATGTCCTCTGCGTTGGCGGTAGCGTCATGATTGCGCCGCTACTTTTGCAGGTTAAAGCCATGAAGGAAGCAGGTAACAGTGTTACTACTATTCTTGGTGCAAGAACAAAAGAGTTCATTATGATGGAAGAGGAAGCAAAAAAGATGAGCGACAAAGTTTACATTGCGACCGATGACGGCACCAAAGGCTATAAGGGCTTGGATTTTCTCAAAGAATTGCTAAAGAAGGAAAAGTTTGACCGCTGTGTGGTAATGGGTCCAGTTGTCCTCATGAAGGATGTTAGCGAAATCACCAAACCATACAACATTCCGACAATTGTCACCACGACACCCATAATGATTGACGGTATGGGCATGTGCGGCGTTTGCCGTGTAACAGTGGACGGCAAAATGAAGTTCGGCTGTGTTGACGGCCCAGAATTTGAGGGACACAAAGTTGATTTTGACGAGTTAATTATGCGTCAGCGAATGATGCTGCCTGAGGAACGGTTAAGTTCCGTTCTTTGGGAAATGAGAGGAGGTTGCCAATGTGGCAGAAGCAAAGCCTAA